From a single Funiculus sociatus GB2-C1 genomic region:
- a CDS encoding YqaE/Pmp3 family membrane protein, translating to MDFFRILIAIFIPPLGVFLQVGIGTDFWINLVLTFLGYVPGIIHAIWVIVRK from the coding sequence ATGGATTTTTTCCGCATACTCATAGCCATTTTTATTCCACCTCTTGGAGTTTTCTTGCAAGTAGGGATTGGCACAGACTTTTGGATTAATCTCGTTTTGACTTTTCTAGGTTATGTACCAGGGATTATCCATGCAATATGGGTTATTGTCAGAAAATAG
- the petL gene encoding cytochrome b6-f complex subunit PetL, with the protein MDISAAIAYILILGAAFGAALALFFGLRAIKLI; encoded by the coding sequence ATGGATATCTCTGCTGCGATCGCTTACATTTTGATTTTGGGTGCTGCCTTTGGTGCAGCTTTAGCGCTATTTTTCGGTCTTCGCGCCATCAAGCTGATTTAA
- a CDS encoding glycosyltransferase, whose product MTHYGIICPTATGHLNPMTTLGRELLSRGHRVTVFGIEDAQPKALAAGLDFWAIGESEFPHGITKQSLGELGKLSGLAALRYTISLIQQSAAMLLQEAPAALKVAGVEALLVDQISYGGGTVAEFLEIPFITVCSAMMVNQEDGVPPFSSPWSYNTALWARLRNKAAYNLFNRITKPVRDVISEYRQRWNLPLYFHSNDQYSQLAQLSQQPAEFEFPRQNLPKVFHFTGPYHNPASREPVSFPFEKLTGKPFIYASMGTVQNRLLDIFRDLAAACEGLDAQLVLSLGGSTSPESLPGLPGSPLVVEYAPQLELLQNAALTITHAGMNTTLESLSNGVPMVAIPIANDQPGVAARIAWTGCGEVVQLSRLSVPKLRAAIQRVLTQDSYKQNATRLQAAIHRAGGVRRAADIIEQAISTGKPVLRDANG is encoded by the coding sequence ATGACTCACTATGGCATCATCTGTCCTACAGCAACAGGACACCTCAACCCAATGACCACTTTAGGACGCGAACTGCTTTCTCGCGGTCATCGCGTCACTGTCTTCGGGATTGAGGATGCCCAACCCAAGGCACTTGCAGCCGGATTGGACTTTTGGGCAATTGGAGAATCCGAGTTCCCACACGGGATAACTAAGCAATCTTTGGGAGAACTGGGGAAACTAAGCGGACTCGCTGCCTTGCGCTATACCATCAGTCTGATCCAACAGAGTGCTGCTATGCTGCTTCAGGAGGCTCCGGCAGCCCTCAAAGTAGCAGGCGTAGAAGCATTGTTAGTAGACCAAATTTCATATGGGGGAGGGACGGTAGCAGAATTCCTAGAGATTCCTTTCATTACTGTGTGCAGCGCCATGATGGTTAATCAAGAAGACGGCGTTCCCCCATTTTCTTCACCTTGGAGTTATAACACTGCATTGTGGGCGCGTCTGCGGAACAAAGCAGCTTACAATCTATTCAATCGCATCACTAAGCCAGTCCGAGACGTGATAAGCGAGTATCGCCAAAGGTGGAATTTACCCCTCTACTTTCACTCGAACGATCAATACTCGCAACTAGCGCAATTGAGTCAACAGCCAGCTGAGTTTGAATTCCCAAGGCAGAATTTACCTAAAGTCTTTCATTTTACTGGCCCATATCACAATCCAGCCAGCCGAGAACCTGTATCTTTTCCCTTTGAAAAGTTAACGGGAAAACCCTTCATTTACGCCTCTATGGGAACTGTACAAAATCGCCTGCTGGATATTTTCCGCGATCTTGCCGCAGCTTGTGAAGGATTGGATGCTCAGTTAGTGCTTTCTTTGGGTGGTTCAACTAGCCCAGAATCGCTCCCAGGACTGCCTGGTTCACCCTTGGTTGTAGAATATGCACCCCAACTAGAATTACTACAAAACGCCGCCCTGACGATTACCCATGCAGGCATGAATACTACTTTGGAATCTTTGAGTAATGGGGTGCCAATGGTAGCGATTCCAATTGCCAACGATCAGCCGGGAGTAGCAGCGCGTATAGCTTGGACGGGTTGTGGCGAAGTTGTGCAGTTGTCTCGGTTGAGCGTTCCCAAGTTACGAGCAGCTATACAACGGGTGCTGACTCAAGATTCTTACAAGCAGAATGCTACCAGGTTACAAGCAGCGATTCACCGTGCTGGAGGAGTTCGTCGAGCTGCCGATATTATTGAACAGGCTATATCTACAGGAAAGCCTGTTCTTCGTGATGCTAACGGTTGA
- the aroB gene encoding 3-dehydroquinate synthase, which translates to MESVIGVNLPQESYEIAIASGNLAKLGDRMISLNLGKKVLVVSNPVIFQYYGEVAIASLKEAGFEVAQITLPAGESYKTLDSLQKIYDAALENRLERSSTMVALGGGVIGDMTGFASATWLRGINFVQVPTTLLAMVDASIGGKTGVNHPQGKNLIGAFHQPREVLIDPEVLKTLPVREFRAGIAEVIKYGIIWDAELFSQMERSQYLDCLDNLDPGLLQEILTRSCQAKADVVSKDEKEAGLRAILNYGHTIGHAVESLTEYRVVNHGEAVAIGMVAAGEIAVTLQMWDKLASERQNALIQKAGLPTALPPGLDIEAIVDALSTDKKVKAGKVRFVLPTQIGAAIVTDQVPRDVIKQVLQQMSS; encoded by the coding sequence ATGGAATCGGTTATTGGGGTTAATTTACCACAGGAATCTTACGAGATTGCGATCGCATCTGGCAATCTGGCAAAACTCGGCGACAGAATGATCTCGCTAAACCTGGGTAAGAAAGTATTAGTCGTTTCTAACCCGGTAATTTTTCAATATTACGGGGAAGTGGCGATCGCATCCCTCAAAGAAGCTGGTTTTGAAGTCGCACAAATTACTCTCCCAGCTGGGGAAAGCTACAAAACTCTCGACTCACTACAAAAAATCTACGACGCTGCCTTAGAAAATCGTTTAGAACGTTCCTCAACTATGGTAGCTTTGGGCGGCGGCGTAATTGGCGATATGACTGGCTTTGCCTCTGCCACTTGGTTGCGCGGGATTAACTTTGTGCAAGTACCGACAACGCTGTTGGCGATGGTTGATGCGTCAATTGGGGGGAAAACGGGAGTTAATCATCCCCAAGGGAAGAATTTAATTGGTGCTTTCCATCAACCGCGAGAAGTTTTAATCGATCCAGAAGTGCTGAAAACCTTGCCAGTGCGCGAGTTTCGGGCTGGAATCGCAGAAGTGATTAAGTACGGGATTATCTGGGATGCAGAATTATTTTCTCAGATGGAGCGATCGCAATATCTCGACTGTCTGGACAATCTAGACCCAGGTTTATTACAAGAAATCCTGACTCGCTCTTGCCAAGCCAAAGCTGATGTAGTAAGCAAAGATGAAAAAGAAGCTGGACTCAGAGCAATTCTCAACTACGGTCACACCATCGGTCATGCAGTCGAAAGCTTAACCGAATACCGCGTAGTTAATCACGGTGAAGCTGTAGCTATTGGCATGGTAGCAGCGGGTGAAATTGCCGTAACCCTACAGATGTGGGATAAGTTAGCCTCAGAGCGTCAAAACGCCTTAATCCAAAAAGCCGGATTACCTACTGCGTTACCACCAGGACTAGATATTGAAGCAATTGTAGACGCTCTCTCGACCGATAAAAAAGTTAAAGCCGGAAAAGTGCGCTTTGTCCTCCCGACGCAAATTGGAGCAGCAATTGTAACCGACCAAGTGCCACGGGATGTGATAAAACAAGTGCTGCAACAAATGAGTAGCTAA
- the lnt gene encoding apolipoprotein N-acyltransferase: protein MLNIFRLPPALTKRISWRSLIALASGILMGLTTAPVGAWFFAWIALAPLWVLVVEERKKLEVKEQKKRKFFLLPFAAPLFKGGWADLLLPLLWGIGYHGVALFWITGIHPMTWLGVPWLASLAIAFFCWTFITLWGAALVTTWATCQAWINRNSKISALLRVLIGTALWCGLESLWGSGSLWWTSLSFTQSPHNLAILHLGQISGPNTVTAAIVAINGLIAEAFINRKQRQEKTNSTSSSISSAPGRFLLHPGYLAIAVGIFVGLHLIGFGLYSRPLLKPPAAALKVGIIQGNIPNKIKFDRAGWERAIEGYTSGYKALAPEVDAVIIPETALPFVWNQPERVGSSFYSAIKENSVVAWVGGFGKQGNNLTNSLFTITGKGEIFSQYDKVKLVPLGEYIPFEQFLGKIIDKLSPLDAQLIHGKQNQIFNTPFGSAIIGICYDSAFPELFRHQAAAGGQFILTASNDAHYTSTMMGQHHAQDLMRAIETDRWAVRATNTGFSGVIDPHGRTQWISRMNTYEIHAHTIYRRQTETLYVRWGDWLTPFLLIGGAIAWLLNTFWRNNYRPRD from the coding sequence ATGTTAAACATATTTCGCCTTCCTCCTGCTTTGACAAAGCGCATTTCTTGGCGTTCACTCATTGCCTTAGCTAGTGGTATCTTGATGGGGTTAACCACCGCACCAGTAGGTGCGTGGTTTTTTGCTTGGATTGCCTTAGCGCCCCTGTGGGTTTTGGTTGTCGAAGAACGGAAAAAGTTAGAAGTAAAAGAGCAAAAGAAACGAAAATTCTTTCTTTTACCTTTTGCAGCCCCTCTTTTTAAGGGGGGTTGGGCGGATCTCCTTTTGCCTTTACTTTGGGGAATCGGCTATCACGGCGTAGCTTTATTTTGGATTACCGGGATTCACCCGATGACGTGGTTAGGAGTTCCGTGGCTGGCGAGTTTAGCGATCGCATTCTTCTGCTGGACTTTTATCACCCTTTGGGGAGCCGCATTAGTTACAACTTGGGCAACTTGTCAAGCTTGGATTAATCGAAACTCAAAAATTTCTGCTTTACTTCGTGTTCTAATTGGAACAGCTTTGTGGTGCGGACTTGAAAGTCTTTGGGGTTCCGGAAGCTTGTGGTGGACTTCCCTTTCCTTCACCCAAAGCCCTCACAATCTGGCAATTTTACACCTCGGTCAAATCTCAGGCCCCAACACAGTAACAGCAGCAATCGTCGCAATAAATGGCTTAATTGCGGAAGCCTTCATTAACCGCAAACAACGCCAAGAAAAAACTAATTCTACCTCTTCCTCTATATCTTCTGCGCCTGGAAGGTTTCTTCTCCACCCAGGCTATTTAGCTATTGCGGTTGGAATATTTGTAGGATTGCATCTCATAGGATTTGGATTGTACAGCCGTCCCCTACTTAAACCGCCAGCAGCAGCATTAAAAGTAGGAATTATTCAAGGAAATATTCCTAATAAAATTAAATTTGATCGGGCTGGTTGGGAGCGTGCTATAGAAGGATACACCAGCGGTTATAAAGCTTTAGCACCAGAAGTTGATGCAGTTATAATCCCAGAAACCGCATTGCCCTTCGTATGGAATCAACCAGAAAGAGTTGGCAGTTCCTTCTACTCAGCTATTAAGGAAAACAGTGTCGTTGCCTGGGTGGGAGGATTTGGTAAACAGGGAAATAACCTGACAAATAGCTTATTTACTATCACTGGCAAAGGTGAAATTTTCAGCCAATACGACAAAGTTAAACTGGTGCCTTTGGGAGAATATATTCCCTTCGAGCAATTTTTAGGAAAGATTATTGATAAACTTTCCCCTTTAGATGCTCAGCTAATTCATGGTAAACAAAACCAAATATTTAATACACCTTTTGGTAGTGCCATCATCGGGATTTGTTATGACTCCGCCTTCCCCGAACTTTTCCGACATCAAGCAGCTGCGGGTGGGCAATTTATTCTTACAGCGTCTAACGATGCTCATTACACCTCAACGATGATGGGTCAACATCATGCCCAAGATTTGATGAGGGCGATTGAAACTGATCGCTGGGCTGTCCGCGCTACGAATACTGGATTTTCTGGCGTCATAGATCCCCACGGCAGAACTCAGTGGATTTCTAGAATGAATACCTATGAGATTCACGCACATACAATTTACCGCAGACAAACGGAAACTTTGTATGTGCGTTGGGGTGATTGGTTAACACCATTTTTGTTGATTGGGGGCGCGATCGCGTGGTTACTCAACACCTTCTGGCGAAATAATTATCGTCCGAGAGACTGA
- a CDS encoding IS1 family transposase (programmed frameshift), with protein sequence MNCPNCNATEVSKNGHRKGRQCYKCKHCGRQFLEHYRPWQYSNDVKQLCLKMYLNGMGLRGIERVTEIHHTTVMHWIREAGHQLRDAPESEEIPEVTELDELFSFVGNKRNKLWIWTAVNHNQAGILAWVIGDRSGATFKCLWSLVKCWQCFFYVIDGWKVYPMFIEEGDQIVSKTYMTRVEGENTRLRHYQARLHRKTLCYSKSVEMLKCSLRLLLHYLKYRTVSLLA encoded by the exons ATGAATTGCCCCAACTGTAACGCAACAGAGGTTTCTAAGAATGGTCATCGTAAAGGGCGGCAATGCTACAAATGCAAGCACTGTGGTCGCCAGTTCCTGGAGCATTACCGCCCCTGGCAGTATTCCAACGATGTCAAACAACTCTGTCTCAAAATGTACCTCAACGGCATGGGACTACGAGGTATCGAACGAGTTACCGAGATCCACCATACAACTGTGATGCACTGGATTCGAGAGGCTGGACATCAACTGCGCGATGCCCCAGAATCTGAAGAAATTCCAGAGGTAACTGAGCTGGACGAACTG TTTTCCTTTGTGGGGAACAAGCGTAACAAGCTGTGGATTTGGACCGCAGTCAATCACAACCAAGCGGGAATTTTGGCCTGGGTGATAGGCGACCGCAGTGGTGCCACCTTCAAGTGTTTGTGGAGTCTTGTCAAATGCTGGCAATGTTTCTTTTATGTTATCGATGGCTGGAAGGTATATCCCATGTTCATTGAGGAGGGTGATCAAATTGTCAGCAAGACCTACATGACGAGGGTTGAGGGAGAGAATACTCGTTTGCGGCATTACCAGGCACGGCTGCACCGTAAAACCTTGTGCTACTCCAAGTCAGTTGAGATGTTGAAGTGTTCCCTCCGCTTGCTGCTCCACTATTTGAAATATCGGACAGTTTCTTTGCTAGCCTAG
- a CDS encoding DUF4870 domain-containing protein, with protein MSDLDRRKLLSGLCHGAIFLSSTIVSIGIPIAILFIIDDPVVKENARESLNFHINLYIYSAICLMLSFIVIGIPLFILLGIASFVMPIIALVKVLSNPNKPYRYPLIFRLVQ; from the coding sequence ATGAGTGACTTAGATCGACGGAAGCTTTTATCTGGGCTATGTCATGGAGCAATCTTTTTGAGTTCCACTATCGTATCTATCGGCATACCCATTGCAATATTGTTCATCATCGATGATCCAGTGGTCAAAGAGAACGCCAGAGAATCCCTCAACTTTCACATCAATCTTTATATTTATTCAGCCATTTGTCTGATGCTGAGTTTTATCGTAATCGGTATACCACTGTTTATTTTGCTAGGCATTGCAAGTTTTGTGATGCCAATTATCGCTCTTGTCAAGGTTCTCAGCAATCCTAATAAACCCTACCGTTACCCGTTGATTTTTCGCTTAGTGCAGTAG
- the gyrA gene encoding DNA gyrase subunit A: protein MTTSQERIIPTDLGNEMSRSYLEYAMSVIVGRALPDARDGLKPVHRRILYAMHELGLTHDRPFRKCARVVGEVLGKYHPHGDTAVYDALVRMAQDFSMRDPLINGHGNFGSVDNDPPAAMRYTECRLRSLTGAALLQDIESETVDFGDNFDGSQQEPLVLPSRIPQMLLNGSSGIAVGMATNIPPHNLGELIDGLMALIQNPEITDLQLMQYIPGPDFPTGAQILGVSGIKEAYTTGRGSITMRGVAEIDTIEHRGRPDREAIIITQLPYQTNKAALIEKIADMVNDKKLEGIADIRDESDRDGMRIVIELKRDAYPRVVLNNLYKQTPLQANFGANMLALVNGEPQTLTIRQFLTVFLDFRIECITRRTRYELRKAEERDHLLQGLLIALLHLDEMIELIRRAADTPTAKTQMIDNYGLSEAQADAILQMQLRRLTALEAEKIRLEHDELQAQIADLQDILARRERILEIIQTEVTEIKTVHATPRRTVIEHAEGEIDDTDLIANEKALILLTEQGYLKRMPVNTFEAQSRNTRGKKGTGMKEDDGVEHFLTCCDHDSVLFFSDRGVVYCLKAYQIPASSRTARGIPIVQMLPIPRDEKITSIVSVSEFSREEYLVMLTKGGYIKKTELAAFSNIRSNGLIAISLEEGDQLRWVRRARVDDSIIIGSRQGMAIHFRTNHEQLRPLGRATRGVRAMALRTGDELIGMDILPSQVVAKIAEIEEAEPAEDAPILNGNGPWVLVITTGGYGKRVPVGQFRLQNRAGMGLVATKFRKPNDKLAALRTINEGDELMMVTSRGIIIRQATDAISLQSRMATGVRVQRLDEDDAIAAAALVPPSTGDEEEVPEE from the coding sequence ATGACCACTTCCCAGGAGCGGATTATCCCAACGGATTTAGGGAATGAGATGTCCCGGTCTTACCTGGAATACGCAATGAGCGTAATTGTCGGTAGGGCGCTGCCAGATGCCAGGGATGGTCTGAAACCCGTACATCGTCGCATTCTCTACGCAATGCACGAACTGGGGCTTACCCACGATCGTCCTTTCCGCAAGTGTGCAAGGGTGGTGGGAGAAGTGCTGGGTAAATACCACCCCCACGGTGATACTGCGGTATACGATGCTTTGGTACGGATGGCGCAGGATTTCTCCATGCGCGACCCCCTGATTAACGGACACGGCAACTTTGGTTCAGTTGACAACGATCCGCCCGCGGCAATGCGATACACTGAATGCCGCCTAAGATCCCTCACAGGTGCCGCCCTTTTACAGGATATTGAGTCGGAAACTGTAGATTTTGGGGATAACTTCGATGGTTCCCAGCAAGAACCGCTGGTATTACCGTCGCGCATTCCCCAAATGTTGCTCAATGGTTCCAGTGGTATTGCGGTGGGGATGGCAACGAACATTCCACCGCACAATCTGGGAGAGTTGATTGATGGGTTAATGGCGCTAATCCAGAATCCAGAAATTACCGACCTCCAGTTGATGCAGTATATTCCGGGGCCAGATTTTCCCACAGGAGCGCAGATTCTGGGAGTATCTGGGATTAAGGAAGCTTATACAACTGGGCGCGGATCGATTACGATGCGGGGTGTCGCTGAAATAGACACCATTGAACATCGGGGACGACCGGATCGGGAAGCGATTATTATCACTCAGTTGCCTTACCAAACGAATAAGGCAGCGTTGATTGAGAAAATCGCCGACATGGTGAATGATAAGAAGCTGGAAGGAATTGCAGATATTCGGGATGAAAGCGATCGCGATGGGATGAGAATCGTGATCGAACTCAAGCGAGACGCTTATCCCCGCGTTGTCCTCAATAACTTGTACAAGCAAACGCCCCTGCAAGCCAACTTTGGGGCGAATATGCTGGCGCTGGTGAATGGGGAACCCCAAACGCTCACAATCAGACAGTTCCTCACTGTTTTCCTAGATTTCCGGATTGAGTGCATCACCCGCCGCACCCGCTACGAACTGCGGAAAGCAGAAGAAAGAGATCATCTGCTGCAAGGGTTACTGATTGCCTTGTTGCACCTAGATGAGATGATTGAGTTGATCCGCCGCGCCGCCGACACACCAACGGCAAAGACGCAGATGATTGACAACTACGGGCTTTCTGAGGCGCAAGCGGATGCAATTTTACAGATGCAGTTGCGGCGACTAACTGCACTGGAAGCTGAGAAAATTCGCTTAGAACACGATGAGTTACAAGCGCAGATTGCCGATTTGCAAGATATTTTGGCACGTCGCGAACGTATCTTAGAAATCATCCAAACCGAGGTGACGGAAATCAAAACCGTCCACGCGACACCTCGCCGCACCGTCATCGAACACGCGGAAGGTGAAATTGACGACACCGACTTAATCGCCAACGAAAAAGCCTTGATTCTGCTAACAGAACAAGGTTATCTCAAGCGGATGCCAGTTAACACCTTTGAAGCGCAAAGCCGCAACACCAGAGGTAAAAAAGGTACTGGCATGAAAGAGGATGATGGGGTTGAACATTTCCTCACCTGCTGTGACCACGATAGCGTTTTATTCTTTAGCGATCGCGGGGTTGTCTACTGCCTCAAAGCTTACCAAATCCCAGCTTCTTCTCGCACAGCACGGGGTATCCCCATCGTGCAAATGCTGCCCATCCCCCGCGACGAAAAAATTACCTCAATCGTGTCGGTGAGCGAATTTAGCCGGGAAGAATACCTGGTAATGCTAACTAAAGGCGGCTACATCAAAAAGACAGAATTAGCTGCTTTCAGTAACATCCGCTCCAATGGCTTAATCGCCATCTCCTTAGAAGAGGGAGATCAATTGCGGTGGGTGCGACGCGCTAGAGTGGATGATAGCATCATCATCGGATCGCGCCAAGGCATGGCAATTCACTTCCGCACTAATCACGAGCAACTGCGTCCCTTGGGTCGCGCTACTCGCGGAGTCAGAGCAATGGCTCTCCGCACTGGAGATGAACTGATAGGCATGGATATACTGCCAAGTCAAGTAGTCGCCAAAATAGCGGAGATTGAAGAAGCGGAACCAGCGGAAGACGCTCCCATCCTCAACGGTAACGGGCCGTGGGTGCTAGTAATTACAACAGGCGGATATGGGAAACGGGTGCCAGTTGGTCAATTCCGGCTGCAAAATCGCGCTGGGATGGGATTAGTTGCTACTAAGTTCCGCAAGCCTAACGATAAACTAGCTGCTCTGCGAACGATCAATGAAGGTGATGAGCTAATGATGGTGACAAGCCGAGGCATTATCATCCGTCAAGCAACAGATGCGATTTCCCTGCAATCAAGAATGGCAACAGGGGTGAGAGTGCAACGACTTGATGAGGATGATGCGATCGCGGCGGCGGCTTTAGTTCCCCCCTCTACTGGTGATGAGGAAGAAGTTCCAGAAGAATAA
- a CDS encoding NAD(P)H-quinone oxidoreductase subunit 4 codes for MNAQFPWITTIVLLPLLASFAIPVLPDKEGKTVRWYALGVAFVDFALMVYAFWYHYDLNNPGFQLVENYAWVPQLGLNWSMAVDGLSMPLIVLTGLVTTLAIFAGWKVTKKPRLFYFLMLVMLSTQIGVFAAQDMLLFFMMWELELVPVYLLISIWGGEKRRYAATKFILYTALASVFILVSDFLMAFSGDTVTFDMAALAAKHYPKALELAAYAGFLIAFGVKLPIFPLHTWLPDAHGEASAPVSMILAGVLLKMGGYALIRMNMEMLPNAHAYFAPVLVILGMVNIIYGALTAFAQTNLKRRLAYSSISHMGFVLIGIASFTDLGLNGAVLQMVSHGLIAAALFFLSGVTYDRTHSLMMDKMGGLAKQMPKVFALFTVGSMASLALPGMSGFVGELTVFLGLTTSDVYSPIFKVVVVLLAAVGLILTPMYLLDLLRQVFYGQSNPELATLVAMDAKPREVFITACLLIPIIGIGLYPKVATQTYDVKTVAVAAQARNVLTLVAQKQAPLYSQALVAPKLPGAVD; via the coding sequence ATGAACGCACAATTCCCGTGGATAACCACTATTGTTCTGCTGCCCTTACTAGCTTCTTTTGCCATCCCGGTACTACCTGATAAAGAAGGCAAAACTGTTCGCTGGTACGCCCTTGGGGTAGCGTTTGTAGACTTTGCCCTGATGGTTTATGCCTTTTGGTATCACTACGACCTAAATAACCCAGGCTTTCAACTGGTAGAAAACTACGCCTGGGTACCGCAACTGGGACTGAACTGGTCAATGGCGGTCGATGGGTTGTCAATGCCACTAATTGTCTTAACTGGCTTAGTCACCACCCTAGCTATATTTGCGGGTTGGAAAGTTACCAAAAAGCCGCGCTTGTTTTACTTCCTGATGCTGGTGATGTTAAGCACGCAGATTGGTGTCTTTGCCGCCCAGGATATGCTCTTATTCTTCATGATGTGGGAACTGGAGTTAGTGCCAGTGTACCTGCTGATCTCCATCTGGGGCGGAGAAAAGCGCCGATATGCAGCCACCAAGTTTATCCTCTACACCGCCTTGGCGTCTGTATTCATTCTGGTATCAGACTTCTTGATGGCATTTTCAGGCGATACAGTCACCTTTGACATGGCGGCGCTAGCAGCCAAGCATTACCCCAAAGCATTAGAATTAGCCGCTTATGCTGGATTCTTGATTGCCTTTGGTGTCAAACTGCCGATTTTCCCCCTCCACACTTGGCTACCAGATGCCCACGGCGAAGCTTCAGCCCCCGTATCGATGATTTTGGCTGGGGTGTTGCTGAAAATGGGCGGCTATGCGCTGATTCGCATGAACATGGAAATGCTACCCAATGCCCATGCTTACTTCGCGCCAGTGCTAGTAATTCTGGGCATGGTTAACATTATCTACGGCGCTTTGACCGCTTTTGCCCAAACCAATCTGAAACGGCGGTTGGCTTATTCTTCAATTTCCCACATGGGCTTTGTGCTGATTGGTATCGCCTCGTTCACAGATTTGGGTTTGAATGGTGCGGTGCTGCAAATGGTTTCCCACGGCTTAATTGCGGCGGCGTTATTCTTCCTCTCAGGCGTTACCTACGACCGCACCCACAGCTTGATGATGGATAAAATGGGGGGACTTGCCAAACAAATGCCCAAGGTGTTTGCCTTGTTCACAGTGGGTTCGATGGCTTCCCTAGCGTTACCGGGAATGAGCGGTTTTGTGGGCGAACTGACGGTATTTTTAGGCTTGACGACAAGCGATGTTTACAGCCCCATTTTCAAAGTTGTGGTGGTGCTGCTGGCGGCGGTGGGATTGATTCTTACACCAATGTATTTACTGGATTTGCTGCGTCAAGTATTCTACGGGCAGTCTAATCCAGAATTGGCGACATTAGTGGCGATGGATGCTAAGCCTCGCGAAGTGTTTATCACTGCTTGCTTGTTAATTCCCATCATCGGAATTGGTTTGTATCCCAAGGTGGCGACTCAAACCTATGATGTTAAGACTGTTGCAGTTGCAGCGCAGGCGCGTAATGTGCTGACGCTGGTTGCCCAAAAACAAGCACCTCTGTATTCTCAAGCTTTAGTGGCACCGAAGCTACCTGGTGCGGTTGATTAA
- a CDS encoding histone deacetylase family protein — MLPVIYSDDFLNHNTGRFHPERPARLTAIVQAINAAPWASQIDWQLPTPVKDRAIAPILQQVHTQDHIERVQRIAENGGGHLDGDTLVSPQSYDVALLAVSAWLDGVDRVLETGNPAFVLARPPGHHAERIAGMGFCLFSNAAIAAYHALEQPGINRVAILDWDVHHGNGTQDIVETHPKIAYCSLHQYPCYPGTGKASERGNYNNVLNLPLPPGSAIADYKPRFEQKILPFLTDFQPDLLIVSAGYDANADDPLASINLKPQDFGVFTDYCLQVTRRILFGLEGGYDLSALSESVLATIERCLV; from the coding sequence ATGCTGCCAGTAATCTACTCGGATGACTTTCTCAATCACAACACTGGACGATTTCACCCCGAAAGACCAGCACGCCTAACAGCAATTGTACAAGCAATAAATGCTGCTCCTTGGGCATCTCAAATTGATTGGCAGCTGCCGACACCAGTGAAAGATAGGGCGATCGCGCCTATATTACAACAAGTTCACACTCAAGATCACATCGAGAGAGTCCAGCGTATCGCCGAAAACGGCGGCGGACACTTGGACGGCGATACCCTGGTTTCCCCCCAGAGTTACGATGTCGCCTTATTAGCCGTGAGTGCGTGGCTGGATGGAGTGGATAGGGTACTCGAAACCGGAAACCCAGCCTTTGTGCTAGCGCGTCCCCCTGGACATCATGCCGAGAGAATCGCCGGGATGGGGTTTTGCTTGTTCTCGAATGCCGCGATCGCAGCTTACCACGCCCTTGAACAACCAGGAATCAACCGCGTTGCCATCCTCGACTGGGACGTTCATCACGGCAACGGTACGCAAGATATTGTCGAAACCCATCCCAAAATTGCCTACTGTTCCCTGCATCAATATCCTTGCTATCCCGGCACTGGAAAAGCCTCTGAACGAGGAAACTACAACAACGTACTAAATTTACCATTACCTCCCGGCAGCGCGATCGCTGATTATAAACCGCGTTTTGAACAAAAAATCCTGCCTTTTTTAACCGACTTTCAGCCAGATTTGTTGATTGTCAGTGCAGGCTACGACGCAAATGCAGACGATCCGTTAGCCAGCATTAACTTGAAACCGCAAGATTTTGGCGTATTCACAGATTATTGTCTGCAAGTAACTCGTCGCATCCTTTTTGGTCTTGAAGGCGGTTATGATCTCTCGGCACTATCTGAGTCTGTCCTAGCGACTATCGAAAGGTGCTTGGTATAG